One Desulfobacterales bacterium genomic region harbors:
- a CDS encoding DUF3322 domain-containing protein: MITPNEIRKKALAYWNNHRFLRAALAGESLFPLIIPFPKVSAAKALEDFGAVRKWIETLQEKSRERIGYGYTVSFSRVNHRKLGEQSLPDRILFQTPEDYLRFIGKEADFQTFCQLTDSITRRHPALGPWLTAKCGRVLEFRDQWPALLSVVDFFLANPRPGRYLRELEISGVDTKFVEKNKGILRELLDELLPEAAVDPWVATLSGQGFQKRYGLKYDEQLIRFRLLDPSLCPGFGATDISVPVSEFARCKIPCRTVFITENKTNGLSFPQAAGSIVIFGLGNGVQSLQGASWLREKEIHYWGDIDTCGFHILSLLRGAFPRMESMLMDRETLFSARDLWVKEQDGERYIADLPNLSETESQLYRELRDNLIGENIRLEQERIPYSRLKAAILRRRS; the protein is encoded by the coding sequence TTGATCACGCCGAACGAGATCCGGAAAAAAGCGCTGGCATACTGGAACAACCATCGGTTTTTAAGGGCGGCGCTCGCAGGTGAGTCCCTTTTCCCCCTGATCATCCCTTTTCCGAAGGTGTCGGCCGCAAAGGCGCTGGAGGATTTCGGGGCAGTGCGCAAATGGATCGAAACATTGCAGGAGAAGAGCCGGGAACGCATCGGATACGGATACACGGTAAGCTTTTCCAGGGTCAATCACCGGAAGCTGGGCGAGCAGTCCCTTCCCGATAGAATCCTTTTCCAAACCCCTGAAGACTATCTTCGGTTTATCGGAAAGGAGGCGGATTTTCAGACATTTTGTCAGCTTACCGACAGCATCACCCGGCGCCATCCGGCCCTCGGCCCCTGGCTCACGGCAAAATGCGGCAGGGTGCTCGAGTTCCGGGATCAATGGCCCGCCCTGCTGTCCGTGGTGGATTTTTTTCTGGCCAATCCCCGGCCGGGCCGATACCTGAGGGAGCTGGAGATTTCCGGCGTGGATACCAAGTTCGTGGAAAAAAATAAGGGGATTTTGAGGGAACTGCTGGACGAACTTCTTCCTGAAGCGGCCGTGGACCCTTGGGTTGCCACGCTTTCGGGACAGGGGTTTCAGAAGCGGTACGGCCTGAAATACGACGAGCAGCTGATCCGCTTCCGCCTGCTCGATCCATCGCTCTGCCCGGGTTTCGGAGCCACAGACATCAGCGTGCCGGTGAGCGAATTTGCGAGATGCAAGATTCCCTGCAGGACGGTGTTCATCACCGAAAACAAGACCAACGGCCTGAGCTTTCCCCAGGCCGCCGGCAGCATCGTGATCTTCGGGCTGGGAAACGGCGTCCAGTCGCTTCAGGGCGCATCCTGGCTCCGGGAGAAGGAGATCCACTACTGGGGCGATATCGATACCTGCGGGTTTCATATCCTCTCCCTGCTTCGAGGCGCCTTTCCCCGAATGGAATCGATGCTCATGGACCGGGAGACGCTCTTTTCCGCAAGGGATTTATGGGTAAAAGAGCAGGACGGGGAGCGCTATATCGCAGACCTTCCTAATCTTAGCGAAACCGAATCACAGCTCTACCGGGAACTCAGGGACAATCTCATCGGGGAGAATATCCGACTGGAGCAGGAGCGGATTCCCTACAGCCGACTCAAGGCCGCCATTTTGAGGCGCCGCTCCTGA
- a CDS encoding MarC family protein, translating into MQDALSYFLAVWMKFFFIFTPFFALSMFLSMTIDHTAPQRRKLAVQTTSAVTVLCFGLYYFGNIIFAVFNITLDAFRVGAGALLFLSAIELVQAKPTPSGSYRDSEIAVVPLAIPIIVGPATIGTLLVLEAEMSTSIEKMIGTIALITAIASIGIILFFASYIESILGRRGINILSKMTGLILAALAAQMILSGTRHFFMAG; encoded by the coding sequence ATGCAGGATGCGTTGAGCTATTTTCTGGCCGTGTGGATGAAATTTTTTTTCATCTTTACGCCCTTTTTCGCACTTTCCATGTTTTTAAGCATGACCATCGACCATACGGCACCCCAGCGACGCAAACTGGCCGTGCAGACAACCAGCGCCGTAACGGTTTTATGCTTTGGCCTCTACTATTTTGGTAATATCATATTTGCTGTTTTCAATATCACCCTGGACGCTTTCCGTGTTGGCGCCGGAGCCCTGCTGTTTCTTTCGGCGATTGAGCTGGTTCAGGCAAAGCCTACCCCTTCAGGATCGTACCGCGACAGTGAAATTGCCGTCGTTCCGCTCGCCATACCGATCATTGTCGGTCCGGCGACCATCGGCACCCTGCTGGTGCTGGAGGCGGAAATGAGCACCTCTATAGAAAAAATGATCGGGACCATCGCACTGATTACCGCGATCGCCAGCATTGGAATAATACTTTTTTTTGCCTCTTATATCGAGAGCATTCTCGGCAGAAGAGGGATCAATATACTGAGTAAAATGACCGGATTGATCCTTGCTGCGCTGGCCGCCCAGATGATTCTTTCCGGGACACGCCATTTTTTTATGGCAGGATAG
- a CDS encoding cold-shock protein, with amino-acid sequence MANGIVKWFNDSKGFGFIEQEDGADVFVHHSAINASGFKSLKEGDRVTFDVEQGQKGPCAANVTVA; translated from the coding sequence ATGGCAAATGGAATTGTAAAATGGTTTAATGACAGCAAAGGTTTTGGATTTATTGAGCAGGAAGATGGAGCGGATGTGTTTGTCCATCATTCAGCCATTAATGCATCAGGCTTTAAGTCTCTCAAAGAAGGCGACCGGGTTACCTTTGACGTGGAACAGGGCCAAAAAGGTCCATGTGCTGCAAATGTCACTGTCGCGTAG